Proteins encoded in a region of the Malaciobacter mytili LMG 24559 genome:
- a CDS encoding EAL domain-containing protein, with protein MKKVFFFKNSLFLIFFVVVASFILLFLLYGTVKLENTIQKKMVEISTTDVISIIKNSAETINRQLDKTKSYNVQIKENEALQKDIEEKLEALITQNIKYVYLLYKDERGVFRFLVDGAKSENKAFINQKFDIDNEKWLSIYTTKKPTLIKNKYLKQLSITYLVPILNNDNVELVFAVDFSVEKLDEINKIITLMKNGIIGIISILILFLIVLIIQAIKYLSVKRSAYIDRLTNVYNRNYLHELETFINLDQYIIGAIDIDHFKVINDTYGHDIGDKVLRQISHIILSSIRAKEDIVIRYGGEEFLILAKVKREDRFIALNVIERIFTNIQKSKIHISKKDVLEVSVSIGVNLEPNKSRTFSQAFKLADIALYNAKNKGRNNIQIYDETNKRFDDNNGLLSINEIKEAIEEKRVICYYQKIVNDEEEKYTQYEALLRIVDKNGNIVTPDKILPVIKGTFLLRNISKRVLKICFEKLLEEPNIMINVNLNPQDIVNDSVLDILKRFASKPNISNRLGIEISESEDLINCKDSKENILLLKQLGYKIYIDDFGSGYSNFIYLAEVNSDFIKIDGTIIKKILDDKIAFLLVKSIVQFAKEANIEVIAEYVCNKEIYEKVKSLGIKYSQGFYFSIPKEFDKKS; from the coding sequence ATGAAAAAAGTTTTTTTCTTTAAAAATTCATTGTTTTTAATCTTTTTTGTTGTAGTAGCTTCTTTTATACTGCTTTTTTTATTGTATGGTACTGTAAAACTTGAAAATACTATTCAAAAGAAGATGGTAGAAATCTCAACTACTGATGTGATTTCTATTATTAAAAATAGTGCAGAGACTATAAATAGGCAGTTAGACAAGACTAAAAGTTATAATGTTCAAATAAAAGAAAATGAAGCCTTACAAAAAGATATAGAAGAAAAACTAGAAGCTTTAATCACTCAAAATATAAAGTATGTATATCTTTTGTATAAAGATGAAAGAGGAGTTTTTAGATTTTTAGTAGATGGAGCAAAATCTGAAAATAAAGCTTTTATAAATCAAAAATTTGACATAGATAATGAAAAATGGCTAAGTATCTATACTACAAAAAAACCTACTTTAATTAAGAATAAATATCTAAAACAATTATCAATAACATATTTAGTTCCTATTTTAAATAATGATAATGTGGAGTTGGTTTTTGCTGTAGATTTCTCTGTAGAAAAGCTTGATGAGATAAATAAAATCATCACACTAATGAAAAATGGAATTATTGGAATTATCTCTATTTTAATACTTTTTTTAATTGTATTAATTATTCAAGCTATTAAATATTTATCTGTAAAAAGAAGTGCTTATATTGATAGGCTTACAAATGTTTATAATAGAAACTATTTACATGAACTTGAAACCTTTATAAATTTGGACCAATATATAATTGGTGCAATTGATATTGACCATTTTAAAGTGATAAATGATACTTATGGACATGATATAGGAGATAAGGTTTTAAGACAAATTTCTCATATTATTTTATCTTCAATTAGAGCAAAAGAAGATATTGTAATAAGATATGGTGGAGAAGAGTTTTTAATCTTAGCAAAAGTTAAAAGAGAAGATAGATTTATAGCTTTAAATGTAATAGAAAGAATTTTTACAAATATTCAAAAAAGTAAAATCCATATTTCAAAAAAAGATGTTTTAGAAGTTAGTGTTTCAATTGGAGTAAATTTAGAACCAAATAAATCAAGAACTTTTTCTCAAGCTTTTAAACTTGCTGATATTGCTTTATACAATGCAAAAAATAAAGGAAGAAACAATATTCAAATCTATGATGAAACAAATAAAAGATTTGATGATAATAATGGTTTATTATCAATAAATGAGATAAAAGAAGCAATTGAAGAAAAAAGAGTTATTTGTTATTATCAAAAAATTGTAAATGATGAAGAAGAAAAATATACTCAATATGAAGCACTTTTAAGAATAGTTGATAAAAATGGAAATATTGTTACTCCTGATAAGATTTTACCTGTAATTAAAGGAACTTTTTTACTAAGAAATATCTCTAAAAGAGTTTTAAAAATCTGTTTTGAAAAACTTTTAGAAGAACCAAATATTATGATTAATGTTAATTTAAATCCACAAGATATTGTAAATGATTCAGTTTTAGATATTTTAAAAAGATTTGCTTCAAAACCAAATATCTCAAATAGATTAGGTATTGAAATATCAGAAAGTGAAGATTTAATTAATTGTAAAGATTCTAAAGAAAATATTTTATTATTAAAACAATTGGGATATAAAATATATATTGATGATTTTGGAAGTGGATATTCAAACTTTATTTATCTTGCTGAAGTAAATAGTGATTTTATTAAAATTGATGGAACAATTATTAAAAAGATTTTAGATGATAAAATCGCCTTTTTACTTGTGAAAAGTATTGTACAGTTTGCAAAAGAAGCAAATATAGAAGTTATTGCAGAGTATGTATGTAATAAAGAAATCTATGAAAAAGTTAAAAGTTTAGGTATAAAGTATTCTCAAGGTTTTTATTTTTCTATTCCAAAGGAATTTGATAAAAAGAGTTGA
- a CDS encoding TonB-dependent receptor plug domain-containing protein: protein MKKIIFIFFIVINSVFANTSIDSLLENYQDSSEESLKTVDENLGHVFIYSQKDIKLMQYTKLSDILKELPLLNYNQNRYGVPSISLPGSKTTVGGFVRFFINDHEISSVHTQSPFLSWGDLPLDIVDYIEVYYGESSFSLGNDTGIYFIRIYTKKAYKENGNTLQTDFSKRGSNEQSLIHSQVFENGWSYLAYVKNSNIYDSDTYKNQTLQNNAKRRYLYFDINNDTTNINIGYADVKKDNFMGLSLDVVPNDGEIVSKDLFIDISKKFLADESLKASVSFDINEREYSEKNDQGIGLVPVIDLTKMGQTLPKEFKENLKFTKLQAHLSKTYEYENNSLLFGFNFSNKKYKVKNRKTVNFLNQEIDQGKFHDFDQERVYSLLFQDKYNFNDNMTFITNAKIDRYQRSGYLEDTTEELYRVGLIYTPFENFGLKTFYTKTYLPPSFYNIDFVDKKDIYLDSQKYKIFSIEGVFTTEKSKSRLKYNDVKIEDFVYLTPVGFVNIDHTIKTKGLIFLYEYLFSNNKKLEFNYYTTKLSETLNNSNKGGYLKYMSKSGKFEYFTSLIYKNSYRYLDVRVPSSFDLSFGVTYNYTKDLSFSAKAMNVLDKSTQSLYKDGFPGSDFAFEDYGRAFNISMKWVF from the coding sequence ATGAAAAAAATTATATTCATTTTCTTTATTGTTATAAATAGTGTATTTGCAAATACTTCTATTGACTCATTATTGGAAAACTATCAAGATAGTAGTGAAGAGTCTTTGAAAACAGTAGATGAAAATCTAGGACATGTTTTTATCTATTCTCAAAAAGATATTAAACTTATGCAATATACAAAACTAAGTGATATTTTAAAAGAATTACCTTTATTAAATTACAATCAAAATAGATATGGAGTTCCAAGTATCTCTCTTCCTGGCTCTAAGACAACAGTTGGTGGTTTTGTAAGGTTTTTTATAAATGACCATGAAATCTCTTCTGTTCATACTCAATCACCTTTTTTATCTTGGGGAGATTTGCCTTTAGATATAGTTGATTATATAGAAGTTTATTATGGAGAAAGCTCTTTTTCTTTAGGTAATGATACAGGAATTTATTTTATTAGAATTTATACTAAAAAAGCCTACAAAGAAAATGGAAATACTTTACAAACTGACTTTTCAAAAAGAGGCTCAAATGAACAGTCTTTAATACATTCTCAAGTTTTTGAAAATGGATGGTCATATTTAGCTTATGTAAAAAATAGCAATATTTATGATAGTGATACTTATAAAAATCAAACATTACAAAATAATGCAAAAAGAAGATATTTATATTTTGATATAAACAACGATACAACAAATATCAATATTGGTTATGCTGATGTAAAAAAAGACAACTTTATGGGACTTTCTTTGGATGTTGTTCCCAATGATGGTGAAATTGTATCAAAAGATTTATTTATAGATATTTCTAAAAAATTTTTAGCTGATGAGTCTTTAAAGGCTTCAGTTTCTTTTGATATAAATGAAAGAGAATATTCAGAAAAAAATGACCAAGGCATAGGTTTAGTTCCAGTAATAGATTTGACTAAGATGGGACAAACTTTACCAAAAGAGTTTAAAGAAAATCTAAAATTTACTAAATTGCAAGCGCATTTATCAAAAACTTATGAATATGAAAACAATTCACTACTTTTTGGTTTTAACTTTTCAAATAAAAAATACAAAGTAAAAAATAGAAAAACAGTAAATTTTTTAAATCAAGAGATAGACCAAGGTAAATTTCATGATTTTGACCAAGAAAGGGTATATTCTTTACTTTTTCAAGATAAATATAATTTCAATGACAATATGACATTTATTACAAATGCAAAAATTGATAGATACCAAAGAAGTGGTTATTTAGAAGATACAACTGAAGAGTTATATAGAGTAGGGCTTATTTATACTCCTTTTGAAAACTTTGGATTAAAAACATTTTATACAAAAACTTATCTTCCTCCTTCTTTTTATAATATTGATTTTGTAGATAAAAAAGATATTTATTTAGACTCTCAAAAATATAAGATTTTTAGTATTGAAGGGGTATTTACTACTGAAAAATCAAAGAGTAGATTAAAATACAATGATGTAAAGATTGAAGATTTTGTATATTTAACACCTGTTGGTTTTGTAAATATTGACCATACTATAAAAACAAAAGGTTTAATATTTTTATATGAATATCTATTCTCAAATAATAAAAAATTAGAATTTAATTACTACACAACAAAGCTAAGTGAAACTTTAAATAATTCAAATAAAGGTGGATATTTAAAATATATGAGCAAAAGTGGTAAATTTGAATATTTTACTTCTTTAATATATAAAAACTCATATAGATACCTTGATGTAAGAGTTCCTAGTAGTTTTGATTTAAGTTTTGGTGTTACATATAACTATACAAAAGATTTATCATTTAGTGCAAAAGCTATGAATGTGTTGGATAAATCAACACAATCTTTATACAAAGATGGTTTCCCTGGAAGTGATTTTGCATTTGAAGATTATGGTAGAGCTTTTAATATCTCTATGAAGTGGGTATTCTAA
- a CDS encoding YbhB/YbcL family Raf kinase inhibitor-like protein — translation MKKALSVLVLSSSFLFSQGFTLKSETISGQLGIKQVFNGFGCTGENISPKLSWENPPKKTKSFAITMYDPDAPTGSGWWHWIVFDIPKDKKELKESFGNKESKEIVQSVTDYGKVGFGGACPPIGDKAHKYEFTIYALDVEKLGLTKDTTPAIVGYYINQHTIEKSTITAYYKR, via the coding sequence ATGAAAAAAGCATTAAGTGTATTAGTTTTAAGTAGTTCGTTTTTATTTTCGCAAGGTTTTACTTTAAAAAGTGAAACAATCTCTGGTCAATTGGGAATAAAGCAAGTTTTTAATGGCTTTGGATGTACTGGTGAAAATATTTCACCTAAACTTTCATGGGAAAATCCACCAAAGAAGACAAAATCTTTTGCTATTACTATGTATGACCCCGATGCACCTACTGGTTCAGGATGGTGGCATTGGATTGTTTTTGATATTCCAAAAGATAAAAAAGAGTTAAAAGAAAGCTTTGGAAATAAAGAATCAAAAGAGATTGTGCAAAGTGTTACTGATTATGGTAAAGTAGGGTTTGGAGGGGCTTGTCCACCAATTGGAGATAAAGCTCACAAATATGAATTTACAATCTATGCACTTGATGTGGAAAAACTAGGTTTAACAAAAGATACAACTCCAGCAATAGTAGGCTATTATATAAATCAACACACAATAGAAAAATCAACAATAACTGCATATTACAAAAGATAA
- a CDS encoding helix-turn-helix domain-containing protein, with amino-acid sequence MKIELPLCLEPNLIKFKNLSFCNYIQKEPQIKNEVYIKNNIIIFVIKGTKLLHFENSSIQVNKDSILFLRSGNYIMSEILDEYYESLLFLYEDSLLLDFIKKYNISFKNESLKEINILKIDSSFEFENLIDTTKNYFLKDIKNKEELIKLKLEEAFLNILNSSSKEQFINLLASIYKSNYFKIEVEKNFTYEDNILDLAYKFNMPEVSFRKKFKEVFKMTPKKWQVIKRLEKAKVLLESTNMNVSEVCIQTGFDNLSWFIQTFKKYYSQTPTQLKNNKK; translated from the coding sequence ATGAAAATTGAGTTGCCTTTATGTTTAGAGCCAAATTTAATAAAATTTAAAAATTTATCTTTTTGCAATTATATTCAAAAAGAGCCCCAAATAAAAAATGAAGTATATATTAAAAACAATATTATAATTTTTGTTATAAAAGGCACAAAATTATTACATTTTGAAAATAGTAGTATTCAAGTAAATAAAGACTCTATACTTTTTTTAAGAAGTGGTAATTATATTATGTCAGAGATTTTAGATGAGTATTATGAATCGCTACTTTTTTTATATGAAGATAGTCTTTTATTAGATTTTATTAAAAAATATAATATTTCATTTAAAAATGAAAGTTTAAAAGAGATAAATATCCTAAAAATAGATAGTTCTTTTGAATTTGAAAACTTAATAGATACAACAAAAAACTACTTTTTAAAAGATATAAAAAATAAAGAAGAGCTAATAAAACTAAAGTTAGAAGAAGCCTTTTTAAATATCTTAAATAGTTCTTCAAAAGAACAGTTTATAAACCTTTTAGCTTCTATTTATAAAAGTAATTATTTTAAAATTGAAGTAGAAAAAAATTTCACATATGAAGATAATATTTTAGATTTAGCGTATAAATTCAATATGCCAGAAGTTTCATTTCGAAAAAAATTTAAAGAAGTTTTTAAAATGACTCCTAAAAAATGGCAAGTTATAAAGAGATTAGAAAAAGCAAAAGTTTTACTTGAAAGTACAAATATGAATGTAAGTGAAGTTTGTATTCAAACTGGCTTTGATAATCTTTCTTGGTTTATTCAAACTTTTAAAAAATATTATAGCCAAACACCAACTCAGTTAAAAAACAACAAAAAATAA